The following proteins are co-located in the Marinomonas profundi genome:
- a CDS encoding PhzF family phenazine biosynthesis protein: MAQVDVYLVRAFSISGQGGNLAGVVLQADALTDQQKQAIAKAVGVSETAFVSQSDKADFQLSFFTPTVEVDFCGHATLSAFWLLHHLQKIPLGNYQQETKVGVLDVEVASNCGVLMSQSLPVWLTEFSAEEIAPMLGIDPQLIVQLGLPIQAVSTGLVDVMIPVPYGALDCLVVDLEAITRFCQQHQCVGFHVFEMNSPDEPYTANCRNFAPAVGIPEESATGSSSGALACYLNRHFGSQQAVFEQGRAMNMSSRIVTQLRVESGELVCVQVGGEGAMYKVMSFEF, from the coding sequence ATGGCACAAGTTGATGTGTACTTGGTTCGTGCTTTTTCTATATCAGGACAAGGCGGAAATCTGGCTGGAGTAGTGTTGCAAGCTGATGCACTAACGGATCAACAAAAGCAGGCCATCGCCAAAGCAGTAGGCGTATCTGAAACAGCTTTTGTTAGTCAGAGTGATAAAGCCGATTTTCAGTTATCTTTTTTTACCCCAACAGTGGAAGTCGACTTTTGTGGTCACGCCACCCTGAGTGCGTTTTGGTTGTTGCATCATTTACAAAAAATCCCGCTAGGTAATTATCAACAGGAAACTAAAGTCGGAGTACTGGATGTTGAGGTTGCATCAAATTGTGGTGTCTTGATGAGTCAGAGTTTACCCGTTTGGTTGACTGAATTTAGCGCAGAGGAAATTGCACCTATGCTTGGGATTGACCCCCAGCTTATTGTTCAATTAGGTTTACCTATTCAGGCTGTGTCGACAGGTTTAGTGGACGTGATGATTCCAGTGCCTTACGGCGCGTTGGATTGCCTTGTTGTGGATCTGGAGGCGATAACACGTTTTTGTCAACAGCATCAATGTGTTGGCTTTCATGTTTTTGAGATGAATTCTCCTGATGAACCTTATACGGCAAATTGTCGAAACTTTGCACCAGCGGTTGGTATTCCTGAAGAGTCTGCTACAGGCAGTTCAAGCGGTGCGCTGGCGTGTTATTTAAATCGACACTTTGGCTCCCAACAAGCGGTTTTTGAGCAAGGCCGAGCAATGAATATGTCATCGCGTATTGTGACCCAGTTACGTGTGGAAAGCGGCGAGCTGGTATGTGTTCAAGTGGGAGGTGAGGGGGCAATGTATAAAGTCATGTCGTTTGAGTTCTAG
- a CDS encoding aspartate aminotransferase family protein yields the protein MDIKVTEQVTRATFDEVMVPNYAPSAIIPVRGEGSRVWDTEGKEYVDFAGGIAVTALGHCHPTLVKVMREQAGQLWHLSNVMTNEPALRLAKKLTEKTFADRVFFANSGAEANEAAFKLARRYAFDHFGPEKHEIIAFNKSFHGRTLFTVSVGGQAKYKEGFEPTPGGIKHCDYNNIEQLKAIISDKTCAVVMEPIQGEGGIIPADLEFAKQVRELCDQHNALLVYDEVQSGVGRTGTLFAYEQLGVAPDVLTTAKALGNGFPVGAMLATEKAAKSLAFGTHGSTYGGNPMACSIAEAVIDIVDTPEVLGGVAKRHDLFVEGLKAINEKHHVFKDIRGMGLLIGAEMVDSLTGKAGEIIKAAAAEGLLALVAGPNVLRLAPSLIITEQDIADGLARLDKAIATVVANNQAA from the coding sequence ATGGATATCAAAGTGACAGAACAAGTAACGAGAGCAACGTTTGACGAAGTAATGGTTCCCAACTATGCCCCTTCCGCCATTATTCCTGTGCGTGGTGAAGGCTCTCGCGTGTGGGACACCGAAGGCAAAGAGTACGTCGATTTTGCCGGCGGCATTGCGGTGACCGCATTGGGGCATTGCCACCCAACCTTGGTTAAGGTTATGCGTGAGCAAGCAGGTCAACTATGGCATTTGTCTAATGTCATGACGAATGAGCCAGCCCTACGCTTGGCCAAAAAACTGACCGAAAAAACTTTTGCCGACCGAGTGTTTTTTGCCAACAGTGGCGCAGAAGCCAACGAAGCCGCGTTTAAATTGGCTCGTCGTTACGCCTTCGACCATTTTGGTCCAGAGAAACACGAAATTATCGCCTTTAATAAATCGTTTCATGGCCGTACCTTGTTTACCGTCTCTGTCGGTGGACAAGCAAAATACAAAGAAGGTTTTGAGCCAACGCCAGGCGGTATCAAGCATTGTGATTACAACAACATTGAACAACTTAAAGCCATTATTAGCGATAAGACCTGTGCGGTGGTGATGGAGCCTATTCAAGGCGAAGGCGGTATTATTCCAGCCGACCTTGAATTTGCCAAACAAGTGCGTGAGCTATGTGACCAACACAACGCCCTATTGGTTTATGACGAAGTGCAATCTGGCGTTGGCCGAACGGGTACGCTTTTCGCCTATGAGCAGCTAGGCGTGGCACCCGATGTATTAACAACCGCCAAAGCCTTAGGCAATGGTTTCCCCGTTGGCGCGATGCTTGCGACAGAAAAAGCCGCCAAAAGCCTAGCATTTGGTACCCATGGTAGCACTTATGGCGGCAACCCAATGGCGTGCTCTATCGCCGAAGCGGTGATCGATATCGTCGACACGCCAGAAGTATTAGGTGGCGTGGCGAAACGTCACGACCTTTTTGTGGAAGGCTTGAAAGCCATTAACGAAAAGCACCATGTCTTTAAAGACATTCGTGGTATGGGTCTGCTCATTGGTGCCGAAATGGTCGATAGTCTCACCGGTAAAGCCGGTGAAATTATCAAAGCCGCTGCCGCCGAAGGTTTACTTGCATTGGTCGCCGGACCAAACGTATTACGCTTAGCGCCGTCTTTGATCATCACCGAACAAGACATTGCCGATGGCCTTGCTCGTCTTGATAAAGCCATTGCAACCGTTGTGGCAAACAACCAAGCCGCGTAA